GGACTCTCCTTTTGGTTCTCTTGATCCAGAATATAGAGATAGTATTACAAAAAATCTACAAAAGCTATCTCCGCAAATTATAGTCATGCTATCAAAATCACAATGGAGCAAAGAGGTTGAACAAAATCTAGCGCCATACATAAATCATGAATACATACTGGTATATCATAATCCAAAATATAAAGAATTATCCAATGATTATAAAACTATTAACATAGATGGGCAGGAACATCCTTTGGAAGTTGATTCTGAATATGAATATACTGAAATTAGAAGGATCAAATAATGAGAGATAGAATATTCGCAGACCAAGATAAAAGATATCTATTTGAAAAACTATGTTTAGATAAAAAAGAGAACATTTTTAACTCTAATAAAGATTTAATATTATTCGCTGCAGCTTTAGGCTACAAACATAATCAAAAATTTCCATTGAAAAAAAGAGACACCGAAATACCTCTTGCTGTTTTTCAAAGAGACAAAAAAGATTTTTATTTCATAGATATAATAGCTTTAGGAGATTTGGAAGATATCTCAATTTTGGATTGGGATAATGGTGATATTGTTGATAAAAAACTCGGGATTTTTGAAGAATACGCAAATGCAGGTCTTGTTATAATTGAACATAAACTTTTTCGAGAAAGTGGAGATGTGTATGACAATTTACTACAATTAATTTATAAAGAGATAAATGAAAAAGAAGAAGATGAAGAATTTAACTTATCAGATTTGATAGAGAAAATTTAAGAGGGAGAAAAGATGAAAGGCGGATTAAATTATAACGAAACGAAATTTGTTGATACCAATGTTAAAAAATTAGTCGATTTGATTACAAATTTAAATTTAACTGTTCCTCCACATCAAAGAGATTATTCTTGGGAAAGAGAAGAAATAGAAGAATTTTTAGATGATGTAGATTATTTAATGTCTCAAGATTTTAACAGTATTGAGGCTTTACCTCATTTTTTAGGAGCATTCGTTTTCATAGAAAACAATGAAGACAAAAGTTATGAAATAATTGATGGTCAACAGAGAATTACGACTACAATGCTATATTTTAATGCTATAAGACTTTTAGCAAAAAAATATATAAAAGGTGAAGATATTTCAACAATTCTTGCAAGGTGTCATGAATATATATATAAAAGCCGTCCAGGCCAAGAAGTTAAGTTAAGATTGAAACTTGGCAGGGCAGATGATTTTTTTAATAAGCTTTTAAAAGCTGATAAAATTGAAGATATTAGTAAAATTTTTAATTCTTTATCTAAAAAAAGAGATGTAGACATAAAACTTTATAATGCATTTGAAATTATTTATTCTCATATAGAATCTAATATTAAAGATGATTTAGTATCTAAAAAATTATTAAAATATATTGAAGCAGTCCAAACTATGATGGTAGCTATTGAGATAGTAGTCCAACAACCAGGCATTGCATATATTATATTCGAGACATTAAACGCAAGAGGAAAAGAATTAAGTGCAGCTAATTTGATTAAAAATGAACTTCTAAAATATGCAGAGAAACAAAATAGTTTTGATAATGTGTTAAATATTTGGTCAATGATGGTAGAGGAAATTACTCAATATGAAAAAGCTGATATTACAGATTTTTTGATAAATTCTTATTGGTCTAATTTTAAATATATTCCTCAAACAAGTCTTTTTAGTGGAGTTAAAGAACTTTTAGAAGAAATTACAGCAAAAGAGTATGCCGAAACTATAGAAAATGATTATTTAAATTACACAAAAATAGCTGGATTTAATAAAAGTGTAGATTCTAAATTTTCTAAAAAAGTTATTTCGACATTAGAAGATCTAAACGATTTTTTGAATATAAGAAGGATTTATCCATTATTATTAGCTGGTGCATATAAATTAGATAATAATGATTTTGAAAAGTTAGTAATAAAAAGTGTAAATTTTGCTTTTAGATATAAAACAGTGCTTAATAAATCTGCAGATACATTGGTAAAACTTTCTTCAAATTTGGCAATTAAACTTAGAAAAAATGAAATTACTTTAAATGAGATTTATGAAATTTTTAGAAAAGAAGCAAGTGATAGTGATTTTAAAACAGCTTTTACTGATTTTAGGCCAGGAACTAATAAGCTTGGATTTTATGTTATTAGAAAGATTGAAGATTATTTATCTCAAGGTCAAGGTGTTAAAGTTTTAGACCAATCTCCAAATCAACATCTAGAACATATTCTTCCCAAAAGACCTACACAAATAGATTGGCCTAATATTTTTAATGGTGATGAAATTGACGATAGATTTAATATTTATGTCAATAAAATCGGTAACTTAACAGTCTTAGAAAAAGATATAAATCAATATATAAAAAACAAATCATTTAGTTTTAAAAATTCTAATGATGAAAAAAAAGATTATCAACATTCGGTTTTAAAATTACCTAAAAAAATTCAAAATTATTTAGTAGATAATAAATGGAATTTCGAATCTATTGATAAAAGAGGAGAGGATCTAGCTAAATTAGCTGTTGACGTTTGGGCTCTTTAAAAACTCTTCTTTAATCCACTCAAAGATATCACTATTTTCATTTAGTGAAGAGGCTAAAATTTGAAAGCCTCTTTCACAGTGATATTCAAGTCTTTTTTCAAATTCTTTTTCATTTTTAAGTTGAACATTATCTGCATTTGCTGCTATTACTGCTATTATATCATTATAGTCACCTTGCTCGCCTGATAACTCAAGTTTACCTTTACCAGTAATGACCTCAAGATTATAAACTTTTCCACCAGAAAAATCTATTTTTTTTGTCACATCTAGTGGTTTGTTAAGTGATAGAGAAACAAAAATTGCAAAACGAATAGTTATCCACTTTGGTTCATTTTCAAATCCTAAAAGTTTTGCTATTTTAGGTATCTGTTTTTCAACAAAAGAAGTAGTTCTCAAGACATTATCTCCAATTTTGGCTGATATTTAAATTTTTGAAAAATATATTTATTTCCAATTTTTTCTACAGAAGTTGCGGAACCATTGTTATGTAATATAAAAGTCTCTGAAATTAAAGGCTCAAGATTTTTAAAAGCTGGATTTCTTAATTCGCTTGGTGTAGGCAAAATAATAACTTGACTAGCTGCATTGGGATAAAATTTATTTAGTATCAAGGATTGATTTTTATCATCAAGTCTTCCTAGGGGGGTATCTATAATCATTGGTATATCTTGAGATATAAATTGAGATATTCCCCAAATTAAAGCTGTCGCAATAATCTGTTTTTGTCCAGAGGAACTTGACAAAATATCTAATGGGTTATTATTTTTATCCACAAGATTGATATGAAAATCATCATCTAAAATAATCCTATCTGCTTCGTAATTTTCTTTTTTTAGCATTTTAAATTTTTCATTTATTGTTTTTTCTAATTGTGCTCTTTTTTCTTTTTTTATTTCTTGTTTTATGAATTTTACTACTTCTATGATTCCATTTAATGTTTCTATCTTTTTCATTACTATAGAGTTATTAAATTCTCTAACACTATATTGCCCAATCTCTCTTTTTAAACTTTTTATTTCAGTATTTAATTTCTCTATTTTTTGATTTAAGTTTTCAATTTTTTCTTTTTGTTTGCCTATCATCTGAGATAAATTATTCAAATTCTGAAGATGAGAATCAAATAGTTCTTTATTATTTTCTTCTACCTTTTTTTCCAAATCAAATATTTCCATCTCTAATAATTTTATTTGGTCTTTTGTTTGTGATATTTCATATAATAGTTGAGATATATTGATATGAGGTAAACTATAGAATTGCATTTCTACTTTTAAAGGATCAGCGAATAAAACTGATAAATCATCTGATTTAGCTTTAAAAACTTCATCAAAAATCTTTGATATTTTCTCTTTTTCTTCCGATTTGTCTATTTTTGATAGTAACTGCTCTTTCTTTTTTATTAGAGTTTTTTCATTAATAGATATTCTATCTTGGTAATTTTCTTCTATATCATTTTTAACTCTATTTAACAATTCAGAATTTAATAATAGTGGCAATTGCAGAAAAGAAATATTTTTGAACTTTATCAATAAATCTTTTAATTTTTCATTTTCTTTTGTTAGCTTTTCTTTTTTTTCATCCAATTGTTTGGTCAATCTGTTTTTAATATGTTTAATTTTATTATTTAGAAGATTCCTCTCCTTCTCCAAATCCTTAAGAATTTCATTCTCACTGGATAAATCTTTTTCTATTTTTTCTAATTCTACTTGCTTCTTTTTGTATTCTTCTTCTAAAAAGTCCAATTTATTTACAATTTCACTATCTAATTCTTCTTTATTTATTTTTCGTGCTAAAGTTAATGAATCCAAAACAATTTGATCATATATGTTTAAATCTAAAACATCTTCTAACATTTGTTTGAACTCATCATGGCTAAAATCTGCAATAGTTTGAATTTTTTCTCCATCAAAGAAGAAAAATTTTTGCATATATGGAGAAATTTTTGAATTTATAATATCCTGTGCCTCATCATCTTCAGCAATCAAAATATCTTCATGATCGTAAACTGCTAATTTCTCAACAAAGCTTTTGCTATGTATTAAAAATGATCGTTCAATTTTTAAAATTTCATCATCTTCTAATTCAATAAAAACTTTACAAAAGTTTTCTCCTGCTCTTTTTGCATTTCTATTTAAAATTCCACTGAAATTCTTCAAAGGATTACCTAGTATAAAATCTTGCTTTGATAACGTAGTAGACCCAATATTCAATATATCTTTCGTTAATCCATGTAATCCAATTTTTACAGAGTTTATAAATGATGTTTTTCCAAAACCATTTTCACCAATTATTAAAATAATTGGTTTTTCACTATTAGAAAAATAAAAAGATATATTTCCTCTATACGAAAACATATTTTCAATTGTGATGCGTTTAAACTTCATTCAATTGCCCTCTAACATAGCCAGTTATTAGTTCATCATATTTAACTAATAAACCATATCTTCTAAATTGATTTTTATAATCATACTCTAACTGAATAACCTTTTCGACTAGTTCTGCAGACACCTTGTTTTCTTTACATTTTTCAACTATTTTCTCCTTGATTTTTTCGTCAAAACCGTACATGTTCTTTATTTTTAAGTTTCTCCCATATTGGTTAGCTATTTTTATAGCAGTATCAAAAATATCTCCATCATGATTCCATAGTTTTTGAATTTCTAGAATCTCTTCATCTGATATTAATTTTTTATTTTTTAAATTTGGAGCTAATTGTTTTTCTATTTCCAAAAGTTCTTGAAAAAGTTCCTGACGAATAGAAAGTAAAAAAGGTCCAACTGCTTTTTGTCCATTTCTTCTTCTATTTTGTCTTTTAGAATGATCATATCTGTATATTTCTAATTTATTTCTAAATTCATGTAAAGGAGCCATCCAGAGATCTTCTTCATTTCTTAACATATTTTCCATAGATTTATCTTTACTTACAACTGTACAAACCCAGCAACCAAATCTAGTTTTTCCACAAGATGGTGCTTCAGGATTTAAAGCAATATTACAATCAGCCTCACCCGAACCTTTATCATAGAGTTTCATCATATCTTTATGTGAACCCCAAGGGGCTTGATTTTTACTTAAATATGTCCAAACATCTGCATTAGACCAATCTCGTATTGGAGAAAAGACAAAAGCATTAGGTATAGAATCGTGTTTTGAGAATCCCCTATGATTCAAAACTCTTTTTTCTATTGATTGTGCCCTATTTTGAGATTCAGCACTTCTCACTCCTAAAAGCATAATGATAGATTTATGCTTATATGCAAGATTTTTTAAAAAATATGTAGCTGGTTTAATTTTTAATCTATCCGTACACCATCTGAAATTTTGATTGGGTGATGGATAACCTTTACCTAGCAACAATGTCCAAAATGTTTCACTAACTTTTGGTTTTAATACTTTGATTTCAATATTTAAATTTAAACCTGATTTGTCTATAAAATCTTGTATTGCTTGTAATTTATTATCTAAATATTCTTCAATAATGGGCATTTCCACTTTCGTATCTGAAGAAACAATATATACTTTTTTTAAATCCTTATATCCTTCTTCTTTTAAATCTAACAACATTTCAATTGTTAATTGAAGTACAGCAGTTGAATCTTTACCACCTGAAAAAGTAATTACCCACGGTCTATTGTCTATTAAAAATTCTTCTCTTAATTTTTGTTTTACAGCTTTTACTTTTTCTTCTAACATTCTGACCTCAAATTATATTTTTTTAAATTATATCCAATTTTCAAACTTTTCCAATAGGAAGTTGATAATTAATATTATCTTATTTAAACTTAAATAAAATTTATTCCTATAGGAAGTTTTATGGATATAAAACAAGAAATTGAGGATTTTTATAAAAAAATAGGTCAAAATGTTAAAAGAATTAGAGAGTCTAAAAATATAACTCAATTAGAACTCTCTCAAATGATTGGACATAAATCTGTAACTATAATATCTTTAGGTGAAATTGGAGAAAAAAAACATTTTAATTTAGAACACCTTTATAAAATTTCAAAAGCCCTTAACTGTAAAATATGTGATTTTTTTGAATAAATGGCCTCCTACAAAACCACAATTTTAATATTTCTTTTTCGGCTTCACTTCAAGTAAATATAAAAAGATTAGTTTTGATATTTTACATTTATTAAGTTGCAATTCGTAAATTGATAAAGACTTAAAAAAAATATACTGACCAATAGCCTAACTGTACAGGATATAATACATTATCATATATATTCATTTTAACCTTTTTGGAGAGTTTTTTAAAAATGAAAAAAGTGGGGCAAAAAGCGATAAGGGATTACCGATTAATTTTTAATAGAGATTTTAATTTTATCATCACCGATTTTCTCAGCTGTAGCTACATTGTCAATAATGTATACATCTTTATCAACTTTTTGAATATTCAAACCTTTTACTTCCCACAAATTCTCTACATAGCCCACGCCAAAACCAAGCAACGCAGAAACAAAAAATATTATTACAGCAATAGAAATATTTACCCAAGTAAAAATAGAGTTTGTTCTTTCTAAATTTTTCCTTTTTCGATCTATTATTTCCATGACATTGACTAAATAGTCTTTTTGCTCTTCAATCTCTTTTGCTTTTTTGTCAAAAAGCTCATATTCTCTCTCAATGATTTTTAATAGCTTTTTTCTATTTGCTTCTATTTCTTTTTTGAGATTTTCAAAGTATTCTTTATTAATACCTGAAGTTTGTATTTTTTTTGCAAGTTCATCAAGTCTTTTTTCAACTTTTGGAAATTCAGAGCGGAGGAAATGCTCCGAAAAATCAAGTTTTGATATATATTCCTCCATCAATTCCTTATCAGTCATTTTTTTTTCCTTACTCAGTAACTGCTTTTAAAAATTTTTCATTTGCAGCTTTAAGATCATTAACGAGATCTACTATTTCTTTTGCTTGATTAATATTTTTTCTCAATTGATAATATTCATTTTGTGCAATATCTTTATCTATTTTGCCCTCTTTAATACTTTCATGCAATTTATTTTTTGTATCGGTAAGCAGTTTTTCTTTATTTTCAACTAATCCTTTTACTTCTAGATATTTGTCTAACAAAATTTTTTTGTTTATCTCCAATATTTGGAAAATATTGTTATTTGGAGCAAATCCAAAAGCTTTTTCTAATTGATTTATAATAGGTAAAGGCTTAATGTCAAATGTTTCATTTCCAAAAATATTGATATAGTCTTGATCTAGTTCTGTATTTTTGTTTATAAAATTGAAAAATAGGAATATTTTTGGATTACTGAATTTTTCTTTTATTAGTTTGACAGTGTCTTTAATGTTGTGTCTGAGTGATAGATTTTGATTTATTGGGATAATGAATTTCACATTATTTAAAATAGAGTTTGCAACTTCATTTAGCACAGCTTTTACATCATCGCCACCGCCAGCGTCAATTATATTTACATCATCGTCACTAAATTCAATTTCTGTCAATGCTTGATCCAACTCATTTAATCTAAATTCCCTAATGTTAATATTTTGACTATCTACGACAAGTTTGTTATTATTATCTAATTGGTAGTAAGTGATTTTTCTATCTCTTAGAATAGTGGGTAAAACATTTAAGCCAACATTTGTTTTACCTACTCCTCCTTTTGTATTGACAATTACTAAATTTGTCATTTATATCCTTTAATTAGTTATTTTTTCCAAATGTTTTTAGTCTGCTCTCTTAAAACATCAAGATCAATTTCTTCTTTCTCTTGGATCTTATCATCTTTTTGTTTAGCTACTTTATTTTTATTCTCCTTTTTTTGATTTGATTTTGATGTAACTTTTTCTTTTTTGATATTTCTTTGTATCCATGCCGCCAAAGCCCTGTAATCAAAATCCCTATGAAGCTCCAATTTTAAAATTGTCTGTATATCTGTAATAGCAAAGCCATTATTTATGAGATTTTCTATCTCATCTTTGATGACACGGAGGATCTTTGAGTTCAAATTTCTTTTGTCTCTATTCAGCTTGATTATCGCTTTTATTAGCTCTTTTTTCTCTTTTGAAATATACATATTGTTGTTCCTTTTATGTTCATTTTATATTTATATCGTGTCGAATAGTATTCATACTTTTACAACTATATTCATTTTTTCTTTTGTGCCAGGTGAAATGAATAATTTTGAATATATATGTAAAATAGTGTATATAACATCTACATAAAATGAAAATATATGCACTTAATAAATCAAATAATGAATATATATGAATACTATTGAAAACAATATCAATAGGTAATTTTGGATGTATTACTCCCACACCCAACGCACTTAAGTGTTGCTTTGTTTGAAAGTTTTTGATCCAACTAAAAAGTCCCATTATTGCCTCTTTTTCTTTTGTTTAGTTTCCAAAAAGCTTTTGTTGTCTTTCTTGTTTGAATGTTTCCGATATGTCCTGCTTCATTTCTTCAATCTCTTTTTTGATCTCTTTTTCCGCTTTTTCTGCAAGTTCTCTTTTGAATTGAATAAAGCTGTTTTCCTCTTTTTTTTCTTCAATATAATCTTTTGAAATTGGTTTTACTTCTACTTGTTCCGTGTATCCAAAATATATGACTGATTTTTTTGGAAAAAAAGAGATATGTTCACCTGGTTCCATTTCTTTTAAAATATTGTCTGACAAAAGATAATGTTCTTTTTGTGTATACAAAGTTTCATCATACTTATCATCTTTCTTTTTTGATACATCATTTATCTGTACTTTTCCTGTCATTTTTTTTATTTCATCGTTAGTATCACTGTTTGTGCCTGCAAAAATCCACATATTCTCGATACTTCCTGTCAAAACTTCTTTTAATTTTTCATCGCTCGGCAAATACTGCAATGCTGGTAATAGCAACATGCCATAACTTCGAGCTTTTGTATGTACACTTCTCCTAATATCTTCACTCATTTTCTCAAAAAAGGTGAGATATTCATCAAGTACATATAAAATCCATTGTTCTTTTGGTGCTTTATCAAAATATGTAAGTTGGTATCTCATCATAACTGTGAGAAAAGCTGTAATAAAAGGGGCATTATCCTTTTCACCAACTGCTATTGTGTGCAAAAAGATCCTGCTATCTTCGCTTTTGAAAAATTCTGTTAAAAGTATTTTTCTTCTTTCATTTTTTGCCATATATGCAAATTTGAGGAAAATATCTAATGACGCTTCAAGTGTACTTGCTATGCTTTGCTCTGTTTTATTACCGCTTGCTTTCGCATAAGATAAGTATGCTAAAAGCTCTTTTGCCAAAATCTCCATTTTTTCATGTGATGGGACATCATTTTGAAGTTTCAGTTCTTCAAAAACCTCTTTAAATCTTTTTCCTGCCATCTCTTGCCAAAACTTGTCCCCTTTGTCCCCTGCTACCGCTATAAAGTAACTTTGAAAAAACTCTGATATAAGAGGATATGGCAAACCTTTTTCGTTATCTTCAAAAAAGTCCCAATATACGCCTCTGCGATCCAAATGATTTATAATGTAATCTTTTCCTTTTCTGTAATACCAACTTGTAAATTCGCCTTTCGTATCATGAATTACCATTTTTCGGTTAGTATCAATCCATTGCACAATAATATTGTTAAGAAACTCTGTCTTTCCTTGCCCCATGCTCCCCAAAATAAGGCTACCTTTTTTCAGCATGTCCCAACTCATATGTCGATCTTGCTTTTCAGCTCTGTTTGCCAAAATTTTGTTCAAAAAGTTCAACTTGTACTTAATTTGTTCATCTTCAAATCTAAAGTTATCTACATAAAAATTGTCATCTCGTTTTTTGCTTGGTAAAAAATAAGAAATTTTCGAAAATGGTGTCCATCGTATTGATTGGTTTTTCAAGCCTATAAAATTTTTGAAACTCCCATTGTTCGCATACCAGCGATCTACATAATCATCACCGATCTTTACCGTACCAAAGCAACCGCCTATTTCGGCACCTGCTATTACTGACGATATAACTATTGGTGCTACTAGTGGTTCGTGTTCAAACATGCCGTATGCTGAAAACCCGAACATTCCTGCTCCTAATGGACGCATATCCGTGAAAAGCCACTCCCAAAAATCTTGATGTTCTTTCTTCATTATTTCCCTCCTCCTATATATAAATTAAATTGCAACAAGGAAGTTGCTGGATTTTTAGCGCAATAGTTCTTGAAAACGTTGCTGTCTAATATTTTCTTTAAGTAGCTGTTTTGTAGTAGTTTCTATTTTTGGCTGTTGCTGTTGAGGGCGTTGGCTAAAAAATTGTATAATTGATTTAAGTCCTTCGATTGATCGATAAATAAGCTCTTTAAATCGTAATCGCTCTTTTCTAATATTTCCAATCTCTCGTTTATGCTCTGAAATTGATTTTTTATAACTTCCTGATTTTTCAAAATCTCCAGCAGCATTTCTTTTGTGTTCATTTTTTTCTCCTTTCAAATATTGTAAAGTTGAAGATTTGTGGGCTTTTTTTGATACATTTGCCCTAAGCTCTTCTTTGTTTTGAGTGTAGATTTTTAAATCTTCTTTTGCTCGTGTTACCTGCGTATAAAATGAATTAAAACTTGCTATTTGTGAATCGGCTAAAATCGCTACATTTCGGGCTGTTACACCTTGTGCTTTGTAGTCTGTAATAGCGTATCCGTGATCAAAATAATTGTAATGATGGCAATAAAAGCTTTTGCCACTTTTCAAAAGAATAATGCCATCTTCTTTTATTTCTTTGATATAGTCGATCTCTCCGTTTTTTATTTCTTTTGAGTTCTTTGTAAATACAATCTTTTCACCAACTACAAACTCTTTTTCGACTTTTTTGAAAACGACAATATCATCTGCATATTTTTTCAAATCAAGCTCTTTTTCCTCTCTTCTTTCGGTTCTCACGATCAATGTATGCTCATCTTTTGTGTCGACTACTTCGACTATCTCGCCATTTTTGAAATTCGGGATCTTGCCGATATTAATAGTTGTATTTAGATAACTATAAGCAAAAAATTTGTTTATGCCACTAAACGATTGCATTTCATTAATAGTTATTTTTATGGATTTATTGCTATTATTATTTTTCTTTTTAATTATTTGGTTGATGATTTTTCGATCTTCATTTTTAGATGCAATAATTAATAGATCACCTTTCTTTTCAAAATAATCATTTACAATTTGCTGGTATAGCTCACCTTTGTCTTCCTCCAAAAGTTTGTTACTATTAAGCAAAAGAGAAAAAAGCTGATCAAATTCTTGATCTTTTGTAAGCCTCACAACTTCTTTTGTAAATTCTGTTTTTTGGCGTAATGTCTCGCCCAATGTAATAGTTTCCGCTCCTCTTCTTTGCATCTCTGCAAAAATATCGCCCG
The Nitratiruptor sp. SB155-2 genome window above contains:
- a CDS encoding DNA phosphorothioation-associated protein 4, which gives rise to MRDRIFADQDKRYLFEKLCLDKKENIFNSNKDLILFAAALGYKHNQKFPLKKRDTEIPLAVFQRDKKDFYFIDIIALGDLEDISILDWDNGDIVDKKLGIFEEYANAGLVIIEHKLFRESGDVYDNLLQLIYKEINEKEEDEEFNLSDLIEKI
- a CDS encoding DUF262 domain-containing protein; amino-acid sequence: MKGGLNYNETKFVDTNVKKLVDLITNLNLTVPPHQRDYSWEREEIEEFLDDVDYLMSQDFNSIEALPHFLGAFVFIENNEDKSYEIIDGQQRITTTMLYFNAIRLLAKKYIKGEDISTILARCHEYIYKSRPGQEVKLRLKLGRADDFFNKLLKADKIEDISKIFNSLSKKRDVDIKLYNAFEIIYSHIESNIKDDLVSKKLLKYIEAVQTMMVAIEIVVQQPGIAYIIFETLNARGKELSAANLIKNELLKYAEKQNSFDNVLNIWSMMVEEITQYEKADITDFLINSYWSNFKYIPQTSLFSGVKELLEEITAKEYAETIENDYLNYTKIAGFNKSVDSKFSKKVISTLEDLNDFLNIRRIYPLLLAGAYKLDNNDFEKLVIKSVNFAFRYKTVLNKSADTLVKLSSNLAIKLRKNEITLNEIYEIFRKEASDSDFKTAFTDFRPGTNKLGFYVIRKIEDYLSQGQGVKVLDQSPNQHLEHILPKRPTQIDWPNIFNGDEIDDRFNIYVNKIGNLTVLEKDINQYIKNKSFSFKNSNDEKKDYQHSVLKLPKKIQNYLVDNKWNFESIDKRGEDLAKLAVDVWAL
- a CDS encoding DndE family protein, producing the protein MRTTSFVEKQIPKIAKLLGFENEPKWITIRFAIFVSLSLNKPLDVTKKIDFSGGKVYNLEVITGKGKLELSGEQGDYNDIIAVIAANADNVQLKNEKEFEKRLEYHCERGFQILASSLNENSDIFEWIKEEFLKSPNVNS
- a CDS encoding AAA family ATPase yields the protein MKFKRITIENMFSYRGNISFYFSNSEKPIILIIGENGFGKTSFINSVKIGLHGLTKDILNIGSTTLSKQDFILGNPLKNFSGILNRNAKRAGENFCKVFIELEDDEILKIERSFLIHSKSFVEKLAVYDHEDILIAEDDEAQDIINSKISPYMQKFFFFDGEKIQTIADFSHDEFKQMLEDVLDLNIYDQIVLDSLTLARKINKEELDSEIVNKLDFLEEEYKKKQVELEKIEKDLSSENEILKDLEKERNLLNNKIKHIKNRLTKQLDEKKEKLTKENEKLKDLLIKFKNISFLQLPLLLNSELLNRVKNDIEENYQDRISINEKTLIKKKEQLLSKIDKSEEKEKISKIFDEVFKAKSDDLSVLFADPLKVEMQFYSLPHINISQLLYEISQTKDQIKLLEMEIFDLEKKVEENNKELFDSHLQNLNNLSQMIGKQKEKIENLNQKIEKLNTEIKSLKREIGQYSVREFNNSIVMKKIETLNGIIEVVKFIKQEIKKEKRAQLEKTINEKFKMLKKENYEADRIILDDDFHINLVDKNNNPLDILSSSSGQKQIIATALIWGISQFISQDIPMIIDTPLGRLDDKNQSLILNKFYPNAASQVIILPTPSELRNPAFKNLEPLISETFILHNNGSATSVEKIGNKYIFQKFKYQPKLEIMS
- the dndC gene encoding DNA phosphorothioation system sulfurtransferase DndC, translated to MLEEKVKAVKQKLREEFLIDNRPWVITFSGGKDSTAVLQLTIEMLLDLKEEGYKDLKKVYIVSSDTKVEMPIIEEYLDNKLQAIQDFIDKSGLNLNIEIKVLKPKVSETFWTLLLGKGYPSPNQNFRWCTDRLKIKPATYFLKNLAYKHKSIIMLLGVRSAESQNRAQSIEKRVLNHRGFSKHDSIPNAFVFSPIRDWSNADVWTYLSKNQAPWGSHKDMMKLYDKGSGEADCNIALNPEAPSCGKTRFGCWVCTVVSKDKSMENMLRNEEDLWMAPLHEFRNKLEIYRYDHSKRQNRRRNGQKAVGPFLLSIRQELFQELLEIEKQLAPNLKNKKLISDEEILEIQKLWNHDGDIFDTAIKIANQYGRNLKIKNMYGFDEKIKEKIVEKCKENKVSAELVEKVIQLEYDYKNQFRRYGLLVKYDELITGYVRGQLNEV
- a CDS encoding helix-turn-helix domain-containing protein, encoding MDIKQEIEDFYKKIGQNVKRIRESKNITQLELSQMIGHKSVTIISLGEIGEKKHFNLEHLYKISKALNCKICDFFE
- a CDS encoding type IV secretion system DNA-binding domain-containing protein produces the protein MKKEHQDFWEWLFTDMRPLGAGMFGFSAYGMFEHEPLVAPIVISSVIAGAEIGGCFGTVKIGDDYVDRWYANNGSFKNFIGLKNQSIRWTPFSKISYFLPSKKRDDNFYVDNFRFEDEQIKYKLNFLNKILANRAEKQDRHMSWDMLKKGSLILGSMGQGKTEFLNNIIVQWIDTNRKMVIHDTKGEFTSWYYRKGKDYIINHLDRRGVYWDFFEDNEKGLPYPLISEFFQSYFIAVAGDKGDKFWQEMAGKRFKEVFEELKLQNDVPSHEKMEILAKELLAYLSYAKASGNKTEQSIASTLEASLDIFLKFAYMAKNERRKILLTEFFKSEDSRIFLHTIAVGEKDNAPFITAFLTVMMRYQLTYFDKAPKEQWILYVLDEYLTFFEKMSEDIRRSVHTKARSYGMLLLPALQYLPSDEKLKEVLTGSIENMWIFAGTNSDTNDEIKKMTGKVQINDVSKKKDDKYDETLYTQKEHYLLSDNILKEMEPGEHISFFPKKSVIYFGYTEQVEVKPISKDYIEEKKEENSFIQFKRELAEKAEKEIKKEIEEMKQDISETFKQERQQKLFGN